The genomic DNA AAAGCCGCGGCCTGCACTACAGCCGCGACTACCCCGCGCTCGCTGCGCCCGCCGCGCCCACCATCCTGGTTCCGCCCGTCGCGCAACGCTGAACACAGCCCCCCCGCTCAACCGCCCACACCGCCATGTACCGCACCCTGCTCAAATCCAAGATCCACCGCGCCACCACCACGCACTGCGAGCTGCACTACGAAGGCTCCTGCGCCATCGACGAAGACCTGCTCGATGCCGCCAACCTGGTCGAAAACGAACAGGTCCACATCTGGAACATCAACAACGGTGAGCGCTTCATCACCTACGCCATCAAGGGCCAGCGCGGCAGCGGCATGATCTCGGTCAACGGCTCGGCCGCCCGCCGCGCCGCCGTGGGCGACCTGCTCATCATTGCGGCATTTGCCCAAGTGCCCGAAGACCAGGTGGCCACACACAAGCCCCAGCTGGTGTTTGTCGATGGCCACAACCGCCAGACCGAACTGCGCCACCATGTGCCCACCCAGGCTCTGTAACGCCCGCTTTATCACCACCACCGCCGAAAGCAGACCATGCCCCACCTGATCGTCGAATACTCGCAAAACCTTGCTGGCTTCCCCGAGGCGCAAGCCCTGACCGAGCTGAACCAGGCAGTCACCAGTAGCCCCGAAGTGCTGGACGAGGCCGACCTCAAAAGCCGCTTCGTGCTGGTGGACAGCTTTGAAGTGGGCACCGCCCCCGCCAACCGCGCCTTTGTGCACGCCCAGCTGCGCCTGCTGTCGGGCCGCACGCCCGAGGCCAAGAAAGACCTGTCCGAGCGCATCGCCGAGGTGCTGCGCCGCCTCTCGCCCAAGCCGGCCGGCGTGATGGTGCAGCTGAGCGTGGAAATCGTCGATATGGACCGCGGCTCTTACGTCAAAGAGCGGCTGTAAGCCATCGCCGCCAATTTTTAATAAAACAGGGCTGTAGCGCTTATCCAGCAAGCGCCAGCAGCTCCTTTTTTTATAGTGACACCGCTCAGCGCCAGTCGTCCGCGCTGCCCCACCTGCCTGCGCCCGCACAGCGCCTGCATCTGCCGCTGGGCCACCCCGGTGGCGCACCGCACCGAGGTGCTGATCCTGCAGCACCCGCTGGAGCTGCACGAGGCCAAGGGCACGGCCCGGCTGCTGCACCTGAGCCTGCCGCACAGCCGCATGGTGACGGGCGAA from Acidovorax sp. T1 includes the following:
- a CDS encoding 5-carboxymethyl-2-hydroxymuconate Delta-isomerase yields the protein MPHLIVEYSQNLAGFPEAQALTELNQAVTSSPEVLDEADLKSRFVLVDSFEVGTAPANRAFVHAQLRLLSGRTPEAKKDLSERIAEVLRRLSPKPAGVMVQLSVEIVDMDRGSYVKERL
- the panD gene encoding aspartate 1-decarboxylase codes for the protein MYRTLLKSKIHRATTTHCELHYEGSCAIDEDLLDAANLVENEQVHIWNINNGERFITYAIKGQRGSGMISVNGSAARRAAVGDLLIIAAFAQVPEDQVATHKPQLVFVDGHNRQTELRHHVPTQAL